The genomic region GCATGCGGATAAGGAGACAAGAGCCGATTTGGAAGACGATGCGAAGAGGATATGGTACTTTTCTTATCAATGGAGGAGTTCGAGTTTGGTTCGGTTTCTGCTCCACTTGGAGGCTAGGACAAGATGCATATATAAGGACCCATAGGCCTAGGAGAAAAACTCAACATCTTCTACATCACCAACTACGCATGAAGTCACATACCGATTCAAGAGTTGTAGCCGCTAGGGTTTTAGCTTTGTTGTCCTTGTATCGCTCTCACCTCCGTGTTTCTTTAACTACGTATGCCGCCGTATACATGGTTTTGAAAATTTCGTGCACCGACAACATGAATGCAAATGGCTTGAATATTATGAGGATAAAATAAGTAATAGAGTAAGTGAACTCACAAATTGTAACCTGAGACCAATATGAAATACTTAGAGAGAACCAAATACTATCTTAGCATAgaataagtttttttttcaaagaaaCTACCCTGACCTACAATTCAGGCTTTTCCGAAAAAATTATTAGTGCGATGAACTATTTACACGTGAAAGGTGTTAAGAAGATCATGACTTGGGGGTCTACATGCCTACTGAAACACCAAATGATCATGGGATCTTGCAGCGATGGGAAGTCATGTACAAACCTGTAAATGATTCGGAGGTAAACACTGGTTTGAATTATGCACTTAAGCGCATGAAAGTAGTCATAAAATTAGCTACGCGGCACACTACCCCATGTCACATTTAGAGTGAACATATTGAACGCTGTACAATGCATAGCCCACGGAATAACATCAAGAAGGTATGCTTTTTTTTTCTCTTATATATCTCCATCCGAGTTTTTCTCCGATACACCCCTAGAAAAGTTCATAGATTTCGATGTAGATTAAAGATGAAGATTAGTAGATACCCTTTCAATCAAAAATCTCTCTGGAAAAGTAGATTTTTTTATTCATTCTGCGATTTGTATATCAATAATCCTAGACCAACGGGCCTATTACAGGCAAGTTACGGAAGCCCTTCACTAATTCTCTTCGGCCCTGATTTTCACCTGGGTGGCCCCGCTTTCTCCCTTTCTTGCCAATCAAACCATGCCATGTCAGCTTGTAATTAATCTCAGCCTATAAATGTCGGTACGTATAGCATTACTGTTTGTATATACATCCTGATATCATGCTCAGAAAGTCTATGTGGGGAATCTCATATAACTAAAAGTCAAAGGCGAGAATTCACATACCTAAAGACGGATCGCACTATTTCCTCTTGTCAACTTTTACCGAATATCCTTGTCACGAGGTTTTTATTTTTCAAAAGTCAAATCGTGCGAAACATGCATAGTATGCAAGTATATTTTCTTCACTCAACGCTCTGGTAGacattttttttttgagggattgTAGACAAAAAATAATAATTCTGTCAAGCTGCACATAAACCTATAAGCCCAGGGCCCATCAATTTCCCCCCAAAAGGGCCCATCACAACCCATTTCCAACGCTTGGAGGACGAACATCGCCACACCACACACCACACCATTTCCGTACTTGTCTGCTCCGTCCGCCTCCGAAGCTTTGCGGCTCCAGGGTTTAGCTAGGGTTCTTCTACCCACGACCGtccccgcccgccccgccgccgcagccatggccggcgccggcgccggagagGACGACGCGGCGTGGGAGCGCGCCATCAGCGCGGCCGTCAAGAGCGCGCCCCTCTCCCCCTTCTCCGCGCCCAAAACCCTAACCCTCGACGGCGCCGTCAAGTCCTCCACCGgccgcctcccctcgccggcccTCTTCGACCGCTTCCCCTCGCTCGAGGAGCTCTCCGTCGCGGGCGCCCGCCTCTCCTCGCTCGCGGGCCTGCCCCGCCTCCCGGCCCTCCGCCGCCTCTCCCTCCCCGACAACCGCCTCGCCGGGGCCGActccctcgccgccgtcgccgagtCCTGCGGCGGGACCATCCGCCACCTCGACCTCGGCAACAACCGCTTCGCCGCGGTCGAGGAGCTCGCCCCGCTCGCGCCGCTCGGGGTCGAGTCGCTGGACCTGTACCAGTGCCCCGTCACAAAGCTCAAGGGGTAcagggagaaggtgtttgcgctGGTTCCCAGCTTAAAATACTTGGACGGCGTCGATGCCGAGGGCAATGACCGTCTGGAGTctgatgaagacgaggaggaggatgaggatgaggacgaggaggaggacgaagaagggGCGGAGGACGgtgaaggggaaggggaagaagaggacggagaggaagaggatggagatgaagaagaagatggcgaggaagagg from Triticum aestivum cultivar Chinese Spring chromosome 4A, IWGSC CS RefSeq v2.1, whole genome shotgun sequence harbors:
- the LOC123087317 gene encoding acidic leucine-rich nuclear phosphoprotein 32-related protein 2 produces the protein MAGAGAGEDDAAWERAISAAVKSAPLSPFSAPKTLTLDGAVKSSTGRLPSPALFDRFPSLEELSVAGARLSSLAGLPRLPALRRLSLPDNRLAGADSLAAVAESCGGTIRHLDLGNNRFAAVEELAPLAPLGVESLDLYQCPVTKLKGYREKVFALVPSLKYLDGVDAEGNDRLESDEDEEEDEDEDEEEDEEGAEDGEGEGEEEDGEEEDGDEEEDGEEEEGDEDEDGDEAGDEEDEAEDDEPDSGAAEKSEVANGNKSAGSALPIKRKRDNEDAAGGDN